CCGTGCCGTGGTCCTTCGTCTACAACCAAGGTGCCTCGGTGGAGGAAAACGACCTGCCATGGTTCGGCGGTGCTCACCATAGGTCGAGACTGCGGAGATGCGGACGAGGTGGCAGATTTCGATGCCAGGGCACTTTGGCAAGCAAACGTAACCCAGGTCAAGACAAGGTTCGCTTCGGCAGCAGGCTGCCGAAGCGAGAAGGGAATCCTGGCCGGTGAAGGGAACCGCAGATCCGAACGATGGTTGCCAGCGGGAGCGGCACCGTATTATACTGCTCCCCTGTAGGAGTGGACAGTGGGTTGGGCAGAATCTTGGACCCAGCGCAGGAGGAACATTACGACTCCATGACTTGCATGTGAAGGAGCTACCATGGGAAGACCGCGCAAGGTTCGCCTCGCCCTGGTGCGCTGTGATACGCACGGCTACTACTATGGGGCCTTGATGGCGCCGTGCGATCCCACGCCGCTGGGGAAGCACAACAAGATCGTGCACTTCTATGCCACCGATTGGTACGATGACAAGCATATCATCCTGCCCACCTGCGACGATTTCGAGAGCGTGAAGTGCTATGACCGCGACCCGGAGCGCGCCCGCCACTTCAGCGAGACCTTCCTGGGCAAACCGCGGGTGTGCGAGGCACTGGATGAGATGACCAGCGACATTGATGCCGCTTTCATATCCGACTGCGACGGCGGCGGCGGGGATCACCTGGCGCTCGCTACCCCGTTCCTGGAGCGGTGCATCCCCACCTTCGTGGACAAGCCGTTCGCGCTGACGCTGCAGGACGCGCGGGCGATGGTTGACCTCGCGTGCAAGCATCACGCGCCGCTCTACAGCGCCTCTATCCTGAGCGAGGTGGTGGCGGCGGACAGCTTCAAGCGCCGCTTCGACGAAATCGGCCCGCAAGGGGCGAACTGGACCGAGCTGGCGCAAGCGGCGGTAGGGATGCAGTGCCGGCCCGAGGAGATCGGCGGGGTAAAGCTGGGGGTGGTTAAGGGTGTCGGCGGCGCGATGTCGCAGGAAAACATCGCGGCGCGCGACCGTCTGGGCGGGATCGAGGATCGCCTCGCCTACATCATCCACGGCATCGCCCTGGCCCTCAACGTCTTCGGCAAGGGCGTAGAGTGGGTGGAGGCGATGGGCACGCTGCCGCTGGAGTACCTGCACCTGCATCTGGCCAACGGCCGCGATGTCATCATCCTCAACACCGGCGTGGATGTCTTCCCCGAACGCTGCAACTTCTACGTCGAGGCCTACAGCAAGCTCGGCGCCATTCATTCCGGCCCCATCGGCGACCCGGAGTTCCTGCGCGGGGCGGCGCGCATAGTGGGCAAGCTGCGCGACATGGTGCGCACAGGCAAGCCGCCGACCGCGTACCCGGACATGCTGGAGCATATAGTGGTGGTCGAGGCGGCGCAGATCGCCCATCGCACCGGCCAGCGAGTGGCGCTGAGCGAGGTCATGGGGTGATTTACGCCTACCCCGAGTATGGGACAGACCTGACGCCTGAGTTGCTCGACCGGTGCTGTGATCTCGGCGCGCGGCTGGCGGCCGAAGTGGGCCTGGTCGTGCGCCATGACGGATTCCTCGACGCCATCCGCGGCAAGCCCGGGGTGCGCATCGAGGGCGAGCGCGTCCACTTCGACGTGGGCCTGCTGCGCGCCAACATCGAGAGATACCAGGAGGGGCTGCGCCGCTCGGCGCAAGGTCAGAGGCAACCACCGCAGGACCGGCCGTGGACGATGGCGTGCGGCGGGTTCTCGATGGAGGTCATCGACATCGAGACCGAGGA
The DNA window shown above is from Armatimonadota bacterium and carries:
- a CDS encoding Gfo/Idh/MocA family oxidoreductase, which gives rise to MGRPRKVRLALVRCDTHGYYYGALMAPCDPTPLGKHNKIVHFYATDWYDDKHIILPTCDDFESVKCYDRDPERARHFSETFLGKPRVCEALDEMTSDIDAAFISDCDGGGGDHLALATPFLERCIPTFVDKPFALTLQDARAMVDLACKHHAPLYSASILSEVVAADSFKRRFDEIGPQGANWTELAQAAVGMQCRPEEIGGVKLGVVKGVGGAMSQENIAARDRLGGIEDRLAYIIHGIALALNVFGKGVEWVEAMGTLPLEYLHLHLANGRDVIILNTGVDVFPERCNFYVEAYSKLGAIHSGPIGDPEFLRGAARIVGKLRDMVRTGKPPTAYPDMLEHIVVVEAAQIAHRTGQRVALSEVMG